A window from Hallerella porci encodes these proteins:
- the nadB gene encoding L-aspartate oxidase — protein MYDILILGAGISGLSAAIKAAEHGHSVLILTKGAKPDGSSNYAQGGICSVTDPKDSFKLHEEDTCEAGAGLCKKNAVKILVENGPDTIAQLVKWGVKFTPAEANDANIRFDLHLEGGHSHRRILHAADLTGKEIMRALLAKLHEFENITFLENALIEDLILNKERNRVLGAKVIHQQTGETEAIFAKVTLMATGGAGRLWLHTIDPADACGDGIAIAARAGAAIQDVEFMQFHPTSLYAPSLKKSFLISEAVRGFGGILKNKDGKEFMNGVHPLRSLAPRDIVARAIHREMKRTGEPCMFLDVTAHNPKDTKTHFPHIYAKCLSAGVDMTKEWIPVVPAAHYMCGGVLVDTWSRTKLEGLYASGEVAATGVHGANRLASNSLLESVVFALRAVENMEKTGILKKTFRTPKIPAEKILMKGGDHWKKRTLEAKKLMWEKCGIVRSVAGLNEGLEELRKFNSEVETEMKKKTPKTVALLEFRNAVESSILIVKSALARKESRGLQSILDYPNLSPKIVHHSIFLKYPLEEN, from the coding sequence GTGTACGATATTTTGATTCTCGGCGCCGGCATTTCCGGCTTAAGCGCAGCCATTAAAGCTGCAGAACACGGACATTCTGTTCTAATTTTGACCAAGGGAGCAAAACCGGACGGTTCTTCAAATTACGCGCAAGGCGGCATTTGTTCCGTCACCGATCCGAAGGATTCTTTTAAGCTTCACGAAGAAGATACCTGCGAAGCAGGCGCTGGCCTTTGCAAAAAAAATGCGGTAAAAATTCTCGTCGAAAACGGACCGGATACGATTGCGCAGCTCGTCAAATGGGGAGTTAAATTTACTCCCGCCGAAGCGAACGATGCGAACATCCGTTTTGATTTGCATTTGGAAGGCGGGCATAGTCATCGTCGCATTTTACACGCAGCGGATTTGACCGGCAAAGAAATTATGCGGGCGCTTCTCGCCAAATTGCACGAATTTGAAAATATCACTTTCCTCGAAAATGCGCTCATCGAAGATTTGATTTTGAACAAAGAACGCAACCGCGTTCTCGGGGCAAAAGTCATTCATCAGCAAACGGGTGAAACCGAAGCGATTTTTGCCAAGGTAACGCTGATGGCTACTGGTGGTGCTGGACGTCTTTGGCTGCACACCATCGATCCCGCCGATGCTTGTGGCGATGGCATTGCGATTGCAGCCCGCGCCGGTGCTGCGATTCAAGATGTGGAATTTATGCAATTCCATCCGACATCGCTTTATGCGCCGAGCCTCAAAAAATCTTTCCTCATCTCGGAAGCGGTCCGCGGTTTTGGCGGCATTCTCAAAAACAAAGACGGCAAAGAATTTATGAACGGCGTTCACCCGCTGCGTTCTTTGGCTCCGCGCGATATCGTCGCCCGCGCCATTCACCGTGAGATGAAACGCACCGGCGAACCTTGCATGTTCCTCGATGTCACCGCACACAATCCGAAAGATACCAAGACGCATTTCCCGCATATTTATGCGAAGTGCCTTTCGGCTGGCGTTGACATGACAAAGGAATGGATTCCAGTCGTGCCCGCAGCACATTATATGTGCGGAGGCGTTCTCGTCGATACTTGGTCGCGCACAAAACTCGAAGGGCTTTACGCTTCGGGTGAAGTCGCCGCCACAGGCGTTCACGGCGCAAACCGTCTCGCTTCCAATTCCCTTTTGGAAAGCGTTGTCTTTGCACTTCGCGCTGTCGAAAATATGGAGAAAACAGGAATTCTCAAAAAGACATTCCGCACGCCGAAAATTCCGGCAGAAAAAATTTTGATGAAAGGTGGCGATCATTGGAAAAAGCGCACCCTCGAAGCGAAAAAGCTCATGTGGGAAAAATGCGGCATCGTCCGCTCGGTCGCCGGATTAAACGAAGGCCTCGAAGAGCTTCGCAAATTCAACTCCGAAGTCGAAACCGAAATGAAAAAGAAGACGCCAAAAACCGTCGCCCTTTTGGAATTCCGCAACGCCGTCGAAAGCAGCATTTTAATTGTGAAAAGCGCTCTCGCCCGCAAAGAATCCCGCGGTTTGCAATCGATTCTCGACTACCCCAATCTTTCGCCGAAAATCGTGCATCACAGCATTTTCCTCAAATATCCTCTCGAAGAAAATTAA
- a CDS encoding DUF1573 domain-containing protein, with the protein MKKFFAWIFLFSAVAFADDVIQFATDPYELGEIPQGETRHVKLGGANVSNRPIQIETVLCQGVGCSNFQYTKEAKPREPVNVEFDFSTANLEGKMANMVVIVDSDGKPHPITLQGTVVAPFIFSEKMFDAGYYSSGEKREWTFYVWSADQKTRPDLTLPQEFTKEFSVQIKNVSLNVKNFDAIQEGGKIPGQKITLKTAGLFRDPKMKQKSLSKIVSFSSKLHPKATPEVLIIGYWK; encoded by the coding sequence ATGAAAAAATTTTTTGCTTGGATTTTTCTCTTTTCGGCGGTGGCATTTGCCGATGACGTCATTCAATTTGCAACGGATCCGTATGAACTCGGCGAAATTCCGCAGGGCGAAACGCGCCACGTTAAACTCGGCGGCGCGAATGTTTCGAATCGTCCGATTCAAATCGAAACCGTTCTTTGTCAAGGCGTGGGCTGCTCCAATTTTCAATACACAAAAGAGGCAAAGCCCCGCGAACCCGTGAATGTTGAATTTGATTTTTCAACAGCGAATCTCGAAGGCAAAATGGCGAATATGGTTGTCATCGTCGATAGCGACGGCAAACCGCATCCGATTACATTGCAAGGAACGGTCGTTGCGCCATTCATCTTTAGCGAAAAAATGTTTGACGCGGGCTATTATTCTTCGGGCGAAAAACGCGAATGGACATTTTATGTGTGGAGCGCAGACCAAAAAACGCGCCCCGATTTGACTCTTCCGCAAGAATTTACGAAAGAATTTTCGGTGCAAATCAAAAATGTTTCGTTGAATGTGAAAAATTTTGATGCGATTCAAGAAGGCGGGAAAATTCCGGGGCAAAAAATTACTTTGAAAACGGCAGGCCTTTTCCGCGACCCGAAAATGAAGCAGAAAAGCCTTTCGAAAATCGTTTCTTTTTCGAGCAAATTGCATCCGAAGGCGACTCCCGAAGTCTTAATCATCGGTTATTGGAAATGA
- the ilvN gene encoding acetolactate synthase small subunit: MTAATEKKETAHCLSLLVANRPGVLVRIALVFSRRGYNLDSLVVSPTLNPDFSRMNIVAHGNPEILVQIIKQLEKLVDVIQAKDHTGSKTVEKELALIKLKCQAEQRTEILQYCDHFKATTVDMTETSMIIQVTGNSDKIDAMKRLLDNFEVLEYIRTGKVIMLQGEDIT; encoded by the coding sequence ATGACAGCAGCTACTGAAAAGAAAGAAACCGCTCATTGCTTGAGCCTTCTCGTGGCAAACCGCCCCGGCGTCCTCGTGCGCATTGCGCTCGTCTTCTCGCGTCGCGGATACAACTTGGATTCTCTCGTCGTTTCGCCGACATTAAATCCCGACTTCAGCCGCATGAACATTGTGGCTCACGGTAATCCCGAAATTCTCGTCCAAATCATTAAGCAGCTCGAAAAGCTCGTCGATGTGATTCAGGCGAAGGATCATACCGGCTCCAAGACCGTGGAAAAAGAACTCGCGTTGATCAAGCTAAAATGCCAAGCGGAACAGCGGACCGAAATTCTGCAATACTGCGATCATTTCAAGGCGACGACCGTCGATATGACCGAAACTTCGATGATTATTCAAGTCACCGGAAACTCGGACAAAATCGATGCGATGAAACGTCTCCTCGATAACTTCGAAGTGTTGGAATACATCCGCACGGGTAAAGTCATTATGCTGCAAGGCGAAGACATTACCTAA
- the ilvB gene encoding biosynthetic-type acetolactate synthase large subunit has protein sequence MTNHALSGAQVIMDCLKREGVDTIFGYPGGSAIPLFDALLDSNIKMVLSRHEQGATHMADGYARATGKVGVVLVTSGPGATNTFTGIYTALMDSSPLVVLAAQTTTPNLGKDAFQECDTSGMTFAAVKHSFLVKDPNDLPHVMKEAFHIARSGRPGPVLIDLPKDVTAGNCSAQFTDEVNLPGYKIPTYADTASVEKAAALLKKSTKPLLLVGHGAIISNASRQVKELAEKLNVPVVETLLGLGAFPETHPLSLGMLGMHGTAYANKALLECDLIMSIGSRFDDRITGKLDEFCKGATIIHVDIDPAEEGKILQPDAFLCGDAKLILEQLLPLVSRLDTDEWVKTVQTYKKRYALTYPKQGGLRMQHIISTVYELTKGKAIITTDVGQHQMWVAQFYKADYPRQFITSGGAGTMGFGFPSAIGAAIGIGSDLSWPVCCFAGDGGFQMTEFELATAAIHKLPIKIFVMDNKYLGMVRQWQDMFYGKRYSAVSMEGNPDFVKLAEAYGIKGFRIKRSADAERVIQKALEYKDGPVLIHCECEEEDNVFPMIPAGAPLTAMLTEQPKGQLEKPTGST, from the coding sequence ATGACAAATCATGCATTAAGCGGTGCTCAGGTAATTATGGATTGTTTGAAGCGCGAAGGCGTGGACACAATCTTTGGTTATCCAGGCGGATCCGCGATTCCTCTTTTCGATGCCCTCCTTGATTCGAATATCAAGATGGTGCTTTCTCGCCACGAACAAGGCGCAACTCATATGGCCGACGGCTATGCGCGCGCCACAGGAAAAGTCGGCGTCGTCCTCGTAACGAGCGGTCCGGGTGCAACCAATACGTTCACCGGAATTTACACCGCTTTGATGGATTCTTCGCCCCTCGTCGTTCTCGCTGCGCAGACCACTACGCCAAACCTCGGTAAAGACGCGTTCCAAGAATGCGATACAAGCGGCATGACATTTGCTGCGGTGAAGCATTCCTTCCTCGTGAAAGATCCGAACGATTTACCGCACGTAATGAAAGAAGCTTTCCACATCGCACGTTCGGGTCGCCCGGGTCCTGTGCTCATCGATTTGCCGAAAGATGTGACCGCCGGAAATTGCTCTGCACAATTTACCGACGAAGTCAATTTGCCGGGTTATAAAATCCCGACTTACGCTGATACCGCTTCGGTAGAAAAGGCTGCCGCTCTTCTCAAGAAATCGACGAAGCCGCTTCTTCTCGTGGGTCACGGCGCAATCATTTCGAATGCGTCTCGCCAGGTGAAAGAACTCGCCGAAAAATTAAATGTGCCCGTTGTCGAAACCCTTTTGGGCCTCGGCGCTTTCCCCGAAACGCATCCGCTTTCTCTCGGCATGCTCGGGATGCACGGCACCGCTTATGCGAACAAAGCACTTCTCGAATGCGATCTCATCATGAGCATCGGATCGCGTTTCGATGACCGCATTACCGGAAAGCTCGACGAATTCTGCAAAGGCGCAACGATTATTCATGTCGACATCGACCCTGCCGAAGAAGGAAAAATTCTTCAGCCCGATGCATTCCTCTGCGGCGACGCCAAGTTAATTTTGGAACAACTTCTCCCGCTCGTTTCGCGTTTGGATACCGATGAATGGGTGAAGACGGTGCAGACTTATAAGAAGCGTTATGCGCTGACTTACCCGAAGCAGGGCGGTCTCCGGATGCAACATATCATCTCGACCGTTTACGAACTCACCAAGGGTAAAGCGATTATTACGACCGACGTGGGACAACATCAAATGTGGGTCGCTCAATTCTACAAAGCCGATTATCCGCGTCAGTTCATTACGAGCGGCGGCGCAGGCACGATGGGCTTTGGCTTCCCGTCGGCAATCGGTGCAGCAATCGGCATCGGTTCGGATTTAAGCTGGCCGGTTTGCTGCTTTGCTGGCGACGGCGGTTTCCAAATGACCGAATTTGAACTTGCGACTGCTGCGATTCACAAATTGCCGATTAAAATTTTCGTCATGGACAACAAATACCTCGGTATGGTGCGTCAATGGCAAGATATGTTCTACGGCAAACGTTATTCTGCTGTGAGCATGGAAGGCAATCCCGACTTTGTGAAACTCGCCGAAGCTTACGGAATTAAAGGATTCCGCATTAAACGCTCCGCCGATGCAGAACGCGTCATTCAAAAAGCACTCGAATATAAAGATGGCCCCGTGCTCATCCACTGCGAATGCGAAGAAGAAGATAATGTGTTCCCGATGATTCCGGCAGGCGCACCGCTTACCGCAATGTTAACGGAACAACCCAAAGGTCAGCTCGAAAAGCCGACAGGGAGCACCTAA
- the pflB gene encoding formate C-acetyltransferase: MIQNEAWNGFEGRIWKEEINVRDFIQKNYKPYDGDEEFLAGATSATEKLWSELQKLQKEERRKGGVLDMDTEIVSSITSHAPGYICESLKDLEKIVGLQTDKPLKRAFMPFGGSRMAEEACTTYGYTPSPKLHEIFTKYHKTHNDGVFDVYTPEMKLARHSHIVTGLPDTYGRGRIVGDYRRVALYGVDFLIAKKQEDKENCGDGTMTDDIIRLREEISMQIKALKELKIMAASYGFDISGPAKNAKEAVQWLYFGYLGAIKTQNGAAMSVGRVSTFLDIYVNRDLEKGILTESEAQELIDHLVMKFRMVKFARIPSYNALFSGDPVWATLEVGGTGIDGRHMVTKNDFRFLHTLENMGPSPEPNLTVLYTSRLPENFKKYAAKISVKTSSVQYENDDVMKPVWGDDYSICCCVSATQTGKEMQFFGARANLAKALLYAINGGVDEKTGEQVGPAMKPITAEYLDYDDVMKKYDAMLEWLAKLYVNTLNAIQYMHDKYYYEAAEMALIDTDVRRTFATGIAGFSHVIDSLSAIKYAKVKTIRNDAGIVIDYKTEGDFPKYGNDDDRADNIGVELLRNFITKIKKHHTYRNSEPTTSILTITSNVVYGKATGAMPDGRKAGEPLSPGANPSYGAEQNGLLASLNSVAKVPYHLALDGISNTQTINPEALGHSESERVNNLVQVLDGYFEQGSHHLNVNVFGREKLIDAMEHPEKEEYQNFTIRVSGYAVKFIDLTKEQQMDVISRTCHASM; the protein is encoded by the coding sequence ATGATTCAGAACGAAGCATGGAACGGCTTTGAAGGACGCATTTGGAAAGAGGAAATCAACGTCCGAGATTTTATTCAGAAAAATTACAAGCCTTATGACGGCGATGAAGAATTTTTGGCGGGGGCGACCTCGGCAACGGAAAAACTTTGGAGTGAACTTCAAAAATTGCAGAAAGAAGAACGCAGAAAAGGCGGCGTTCTCGATATGGATACAGAAATTGTTTCGTCGATTACATCGCACGCGCCCGGTTACATTTGCGAATCTTTAAAAGATTTGGAAAAAATCGTCGGCCTTCAAACCGATAAACCTTTAAAGCGCGCCTTTATGCCGTTTGGCGGAAGCCGCATGGCCGAAGAAGCTTGCACCACTTACGGTTACACGCCATCGCCGAAGCTCCACGAAATTTTTACGAAGTATCATAAAACGCATAACGATGGCGTCTTTGACGTTTACACTCCCGAGATGAAACTCGCGCGTCACAGCCACATTGTCACCGGACTTCCGGATACATATGGCCGCGGACGCATCGTCGGTGATTACCGTCGCGTTGCCCTTTACGGCGTCGATTTTTTAATCGCGAAAAAGCAAGAAGACAAAGAAAATTGCGGCGATGGCACGATGACGGATGACATTATCCGTTTGCGCGAAGAAATTTCGATGCAGATTAAAGCGCTCAAAGAATTGAAAATCATGGCAGCGTCTTACGGCTTTGATATTTCGGGTCCTGCGAAAAATGCGAAAGAAGCGGTGCAGTGGCTTTACTTCGGTTATCTCGGCGCAATTAAAACGCAGAATGGCGCTGCGATGAGCGTCGGACGCGTTTCGACTTTCCTCGATATTTATGTGAATCGCGATTTGGAAAAAGGCATTTTAACAGAATCCGAAGCGCAAGAACTCATCGACCATTTGGTGATGAAATTCCGCATGGTCAAATTTGCCCGCATTCCTTCTTACAATGCGCTCTTCTCGGGCGATCCGGTGTGGGCGACTCTCGAAGTCGGCGGCACAGGAATCGATGGCCGTCACATGGTGACAAAAAACGACTTCCGCTTTTTGCACACTCTCGAAAATATGGGACCGTCTCCGGAACCGAATTTGACGGTTCTTTACACGAGTCGTCTTCCGGAAAATTTCAAAAAGTATGCGGCAAAAATTTCGGTCAAAACCAGCTCGGTGCAATACGAAAATGACGATGTGATGAAACCGGTCTGGGGCGATGATTATTCGATTTGCTGCTGCGTTTCGGCAACGCAAACCGGAAAAGAAATGCAATTCTTCGGAGCCCGCGCGAATTTGGCGAAGGCTCTCCTCTATGCGATTAACGGCGGCGTCGATGAAAAAACGGGTGAACAAGTCGGCCCTGCGATGAAGCCGATTACCGCGGAATATCTCGATTACGATGACGTGATGAAAAAGTATGACGCGATGCTCGAATGGCTTGCAAAACTTTATGTGAATACGCTGAATGCGATTCAGTACATGCACGATAAATATTATTACGAAGCCGCAGAAATGGCGTTAATCGATACCGATGTCCGGAGAACTTTTGCAACGGGAATCGCAGGATTTTCGCATGTCATCGATTCACTTTCGGCGATTAAATATGCAAAGGTCAAAACGATTCGTAACGATGCGGGAATTGTCATCGATTACAAAACCGAAGGCGACTTCCCCAAATACGGAAATGACGATGACCGCGCGGACAATATCGGCGTAGAACTTCTCCGCAATTTCATCACGAAAATTAAAAAGCATCACACCTATCGTAATTCCGAACCGACGACTTCGATTCTTACAATTACATCGAATGTGGTTTACGGCAAAGCGACGGGCGCTATGCCCGACGGACGCAAAGCGGGTGAACCGCTTTCTCCGGGCGCAAATCCGAGTTACGGCGCCGAACAAAATGGACTTCTCGCATCCCTCAATTCTGTCGCCAAAGTGCCATATCATTTAGCGCTCGATGGAATCAGCAACACGCAGACAATCAACCCCGAAGCGCTCGGTCACAGCGAAAGCGAACGCGTGAACAATCTCGTGCAAGTTTTGGACGGTTACTTTGAACAAGGCTCGCATCACTTGAACGTAAACGTCTTCGGCAGGGAAAAACTTATTGATGCGATGGAACATCCCGAAAAAGAAGAATATCAAAACTTCACCATTCGCGTCTCGGGTTATGCGGTGAAATTCATCGACTTAACAAAAGAACAGCAGATGGATGTCATCTCGAGAACGTGTCACGCGAGCATGTAA
- the pflA gene encoding pyruvate formate-lyase-activating protein, protein MTMGRIHKLESFGLVDGPGVRFVVFLQGCRMRCRYCHNPETWKISGGEEISPEALFSKVYRYKSYWKNNGGVTVSGGEPLLQLDFLTEFFEICRAHAVHTALDTSGNPFQSLPEYLEKLDRLLRVTNLVLLDLKQFDAKAHQNLTGFSNENILQFAKYLSEKEIPLWIRRVLVPGLTDLPEDLQKTGEFIRTLKTVERIEVLPYHAFALPKYEELGISYSLKDAKAPTEEEVKNAEEKLGMKS, encoded by the coding sequence ATGACGATGGGACGCATTCATAAACTGGAATCTTTCGGGCTTGTGGATGGTCCCGGTGTGCGGTTTGTCGTGTTTTTGCAGGGCTGCCGCATGCGTTGTCGTTATTGCCATAATCCAGAAACATGGAAAATTTCGGGCGGCGAAGAAATTTCGCCCGAAGCTCTTTTTTCCAAAGTTTACCGCTACAAATCTTACTGGAAAAACAACGGCGGCGTTACCGTAAGCGGTGGCGAACCGTTGCTCCAGTTGGATTTTTTAACCGAATTTTTTGAAATTTGCCGCGCTCATGCGGTGCATACCGCACTTGATACGAGTGGAAATCCGTTTCAATCTTTGCCGGAATATTTAGAGAAACTTGACCGCCTTTTGCGAGTCACAAATCTCGTCCTTTTGGATTTAAAACAATTCGATGCCAAAGCGCATCAAAATCTCACCGGATTTTCTAACGAAAATATTTTGCAATTTGCGAAGTATCTTTCGGAAAAAGAAATCCCGCTTTGGATTCGCCGCGTTCTAGTTCCCGGCTTAACCGATCTCCCCGAAGATTTACAGAAAACCGGAGAATTTATTCGCACTCTCAAAACCGTCGAACGCATAGAAGTCCTTCCGTATCACGCCTTCGCCCTCCCGAAATACGAAGAATTAGGCATTTCGTATTCGTTAAAAGATGCAAAAGCCCCGACGGAAGAAGAAGTGAAAAATGCGGAAGAAAAATTAGGAATGAAAAGTTAG
- the xseA gene encoding exodeoxyribonuclease VII large subunit — MEKTFPVSKYLTAVKKLLTTQIPPVWVNGVITQITERGRMVYLSIAEFAEGDVKPIAKIDLYLFAGEFAQMQARIAELPIPFTIKEQLKVNFLIEADFYIGSGKFQCHVTNIDPNFTLGELALTRQAILERLEKEGLLTRNKMQPFAAIPLKVGLITGETTAALKDFTTTLAHSGFAFEVIPAYAKMQGNETERTVLEALGKLRQIPDLDVICIVRGGGSKTDLNYFDSEALCRAIAISPVPILTGIGHQIDESLVDKVAFRSCITPTDCAKFLIARVEDSARHLREKILQIANATQQKLSTSKSKLFRTETNLSVFFEKRIASEKQKLFALAHNIARVPERIFSREREKWNRNLDGLRFGSQKIIALQKANFEIVEAKVKANDPKRILARGYTYATAKNGLIKKATDVQSGDEFTIHFADGNVNCTVK, encoded by the coding sequence ATGGAAAAAACTTTTCCCGTTAGCAAATACCTCACTGCAGTCAAAAAACTCCTCACCACTCAAATCCCACCGGTTTGGGTGAACGGAGTGATTACGCAAATCACAGAACGCGGGCGCATGGTTTATTTGAGCATCGCCGAATTTGCCGAAGGCGATGTGAAGCCGATTGCAAAAATTGACCTCTATCTATTCGCCGGCGAATTTGCGCAAATGCAAGCCCGCATCGCAGAACTTCCGATTCCTTTTACCATCAAGGAACAATTAAAAGTCAACTTTTTAATTGAAGCAGACTTTTACATTGGCAGCGGAAAATTTCAATGCCACGTGACAAATATCGATCCGAATTTTACCCTCGGCGAACTCGCATTAACGCGGCAAGCGATTTTAGAAAGACTTGAAAAAGAAGGACTTTTAACGCGGAATAAAATGCAACCGTTCGCAGCGATTCCGCTCAAAGTCGGACTCATCACCGGCGAAACGACCGCAGCTTTAAAAGATTTTACGACGACTCTTGCGCATTCGGGTTTTGCGTTCGAAGTGATTCCCGCTTACGCCAAAATGCAAGGCAACGAAACCGAAAGAACGGTTTTAGAAGCCCTCGGCAAATTGCGGCAAATTCCCGATTTGGATGTGATTTGTATCGTCCGCGGCGGCGGTTCCAAAACCGATTTGAATTACTTTGATAGCGAAGCGCTCTGCCGCGCGATTGCGATTTCTCCCGTTCCGATTTTAACGGGAATCGGTCACCAAATCGATGAAAGTTTAGTCGATAAAGTCGCCTTCCGCAGTTGCATTACGCCGACGGATTGTGCGAAATTTTTAATCGCTCGCGTCGAAGATTCCGCACGTCATCTCCGCGAAAAAATTTTACAAATCGCAAATGCGACGCAGCAAAAACTTTCAACCTCGAAATCGAAACTTTTCCGCACCGAAACCAATTTATCGGTCTTCTTTGAAAAGCGCATCGCAAGCGAAAAGCAGAAATTGTTTGCGCTCGCCCACAACATTGCGCGCGTTCCCGAACGGATATTTTCCCGCGAACGCGAAAAGTGGAATCGCAATTTAGATGGTCTGCGTTTCGGTTCGCAAAAAATCATCGCTCTCCAAAAGGCCAATTTCGAAATCGTCGAAGCCAAAGTAAAAGCAAACGATCCCAAGCGCATTCTCGCCCGCGGCTACACCTACGCCACCGCCAAAAACGGACTCATCAAGAAAGCTACAGACGTTCAATCCGGCGACGAATTCACGATACACTTTGCAGATGGGAACGTAAATTGCACGGTGAAATGA
- a CDS encoding MauE/DoxX family redox-associated membrane protein — protein sequence MKKHILSAILLLIATFLVAVSVAEVAFPESFLTFTDYESLIEKFPKIWKYNIHVGLSALALGILLVIPAYKKDRDFTIQGLETLFRIGIGGMFIFASIFKIQDPKQFATLVAQYQFLPDFINNFFSLVYPQFEFWFGLAMIFTPFVKESALAIFWMFVSFIIALIWALALDLGITCGCFELEGAQSKSEAWTALIRDLILIGPTFWLTLRPNRSLIGIWRR from the coding sequence ATGAAGAAACATATTTTATCTGCGATTCTTCTCTTGATAGCGACTTTCCTCGTCGCGGTTTCCGTTGCCGAAGTAGCCTTCCCCGAATCATTTCTCACCTTTACCGATTACGAATCGCTCATCGAAAAATTTCCGAAAATTTGGAAGTATAATATTCACGTCGGGCTTTCGGCACTTGCCCTCGGCATTTTGCTCGTCATCCCCGCTTACAAAAAAGACCGCGATTTTACAATTCAAGGACTCGAAACTCTTTTCCGCATTGGCATCGGCGGGATGTTCATCTTCGCAAGCATTTTCAAAATTCAAGACCCCAAACAATTTGCGACTCTCGTTGCGCAATATCAATTCTTGCCCGATTTCATCAACAACTTTTTCAGTTTAGTTTATCCGCAATTTGAATTCTGGTTTGGCTTAGCGATGATTTTTACTCCCTTTGTCAAAGAATCAGCGCTTGCGATTTTTTGGATGTTTGTTTCGTTTATTATCGCTCTCATTTGGGCGCTCGCTTTGGATTTGGGCATTACTTGCGGATGCTTTGAACTCGAAGGTGCGCAGAGTAAAAGCGAAGCGTGGACAGCTCTCATCCGCGACTTGATTCTTATCGGGCCTACATTCTGGCTCACCCTCCGCCCGAACCGAAGCTTAATCGGCATTTGGCGCAGGTAA
- a CDS encoding HD-GYP domain-containing protein: MQEKIMDEKVDYSRWNRIITRTQQIIIAFIFVVEAANNAMLYWTRSQGYAPDTIVDKLFRYFISTTLFNVGVFLAGQWIIRKTENRMVQKIILILVVELICTNVAFSHYQFSIVFAMFLIPIVLSILYEDLKLLGVAMVASILGLAFSSTARGLDPFYSRDIGPEVAIGFAIILATFLASRFVLITLKNHGKKISEALVQKEKEKRKEELEAVTIRLIDSLAQTIEAKDSYTDGHSFRVSVYSAKLATALKFSAEDIETLRCDALLHDIGKISVPDAVLNKPGKLTNSEFEMIKAHSQVGSNILKDLFILPYASEVAGAHHERFDGKGYPKGLKGKEIPPFARIVAIADAYDAMSSNRIYRRALSHEEILRELVNGRGTQFDPEYLDAFLELFDSGKLEDFTLESPEKSA, encoded by the coding sequence ATGCAAGAAAAAATAATGGATGAAAAAGTGGATTATTCGCGTTGGAATCGAATTATCACGCGGACGCAGCAAATCATAATTGCCTTTATATTTGTTGTCGAAGCAGCGAATAATGCGATGCTCTATTGGACGCGTTCTCAAGGTTATGCGCCCGATACAATTGTGGATAAATTGTTTCGCTATTTTATTTCGACGACGCTTTTTAATGTCGGCGTTTTTTTGGCGGGGCAGTGGATTATCCGCAAAACAGAAAATCGGATGGTGCAAAAAATTATTCTCATTTTAGTCGTCGAATTGATTTGTACGAATGTCGCTTTTTCGCATTATCAATTTTCCATTGTCTTTGCGATGTTTTTAATTCCGATTGTTCTAAGCATCCTCTACGAAGATTTGAAATTATTGGGAGTCGCGATGGTCGCAAGTATTTTGGGGTTAGCGTTTTCGTCAACGGCGCGGGGGTTGGATCCGTTTTACTCGCGCGATATTGGGCCCGAAGTCGCGATTGGATTTGCCATTATTCTCGCCACATTTTTGGCTTCGCGTTTTGTGTTAATCACTTTGAAAAATCACGGAAAGAAAATTAGCGAAGCGCTTGTGCAAAAAGAAAAAGAGAAACGCAAAGAAGAATTAGAAGCGGTGACAATTCGTTTAATCGATTCGCTTGCGCAGACGATTGAAGCCAAAGATTCTTATACCGATGGACATTCTTTTCGCGTGTCGGTTTATTCGGCAAAACTTGCGACGGCTTTGAAATTTAGCGCAGAAGATATTGAAACGCTTCGCTGCGATGCACTTCTCCACGACATTGGAAAAATCAGCGTTCCGGATGCTGTCTTAAATAAACCGGGAAAATTGACGAACTCCGAATTTGAAATGATTAAAGCGCATTCTCAAGTCGGCTCGAATATTTTGAAAGATTTATTTATTTTGCCTTATGCTTCCGAAGTCGCGGGCGCGCATCACGAACGCTTTGACGGTAAAGGTTACCCGAAAGGATTAAAGGGAAAAGAAATTCCGCCGTTTGCGCGGATCGTCGCCATCGCGGACGCTTACGATGCGATGAGTTCGAACCGCATTTATCGCCGCGCGTTAAGTCATGAAGAAATTCTCCGAGAATTGGTAAATGGACGCGGCACGCAATTTGACCCCGAATATTTAGACGCCTTTTTGGAATTATTCGATTCGGGAAAATTAGAAGATTTCACTTTAGAATCTCCCGAAAAATCAGCGTAA